Proteins from one Bradyrhizobium amphicarpaeae genomic window:
- a CDS encoding L-lactate permease — protein sequence MWNQVYDPLHSPVLSTIAAAVPVVTLLVLIASGRVQAHIAAVIAVIVANLITIFIFTMPANMSIRASVLGIVTGFFPIGWIVLNVIFLYQVTVSTGRFELLKRAIGGVTEDRRLQLLLIAFSFGAFFEGASGFGTPVAITGAVLIGLGFSPLAASGLSLIANTAPVAYGALGTPIQGLASVTGLDPYILGAMVGRQLPFFSLIVPFWVVWAFAGWKGMKDIWPAILVTGISFAVPQFVISNYINPWIVDIGASLISMGALILFLKVWQPKQLWLSPALRGRDESAATMAAAKPLDKTPLTQGELFSALLPWIIVCIVMLVWGNGGFKTWANSIFVWNYPVPELHQMINKVPPVAPKPTPEGAVFGFTYLSFTGTGMLIAAIISGILMGVGPGRLVTEYGRTIRLCAISLITISAMLAIGTLTRLSGVDATLGLAFAATGVLYPFFGTLLGWLGVALTGSDTASNVLFGNLQKITSEQLGLSPILMGAANSSGGVMGKMIDAQSIVVASTATNWYGHEGTILRFVFWHSIVLACLVGVLVTLQAYVYPFTAMVLK from the coding sequence ATGTGGAATCAAGTCTATGATCCGCTGCACAGCCCTGTGCTGTCGACGATTGCGGCGGCGGTGCCGGTCGTCACGCTGCTGGTCCTGATCGCCAGCGGCCGCGTCCAGGCGCATATCGCTGCGGTCATCGCCGTGATCGTGGCCAACCTGATCACGATTTTCATCTTCACCATGCCGGCGAACATGTCGATCCGCGCCTCGGTGCTGGGGATCGTCACCGGCTTCTTCCCGATCGGCTGGATCGTCCTCAACGTCATCTTCCTCTACCAGGTGACGGTGAGCACGGGACGCTTCGAATTGCTCAAGCGCGCCATCGGCGGCGTCACCGAGGACCGGCGGCTGCAATTGCTGCTGATCGCGTTCTCCTTCGGCGCGTTTTTCGAGGGCGCCTCCGGCTTCGGCACGCCGGTCGCCATCACCGGTGCCGTGCTGATCGGCCTAGGCTTTTCGCCGCTCGCAGCAAGCGGCCTGTCGCTGATCGCCAACACCGCGCCGGTCGCCTATGGCGCGCTGGGCACGCCGATCCAGGGCCTCGCCTCGGTCACCGGGCTCGATCCCTACATCCTCGGCGCGATGGTCGGCCGGCAATTGCCGTTCTTCTCGCTGATCGTGCCGTTCTGGGTGGTGTGGGCGTTCGCGGGCTGGAAGGGCATGAAGGATATCTGGCCGGCGATCCTCGTCACCGGCATCTCGTTCGCAGTTCCGCAATTCGTGATCTCGAACTACATCAATCCCTGGATCGTCGACATCGGCGCGTCGCTGATCTCGATGGGCGCGCTGATCCTGTTCCTCAAGGTCTGGCAGCCGAAGCAGCTCTGGCTGTCGCCGGCGCTGCGCGGCCGCGATGAATCGGCAGCCACCATGGCGGCCGCAAAGCCGCTCGACAAGACGCCGCTGACGCAGGGCGAGCTGTTCAGCGCGTTGCTGCCGTGGATCATCGTCTGCATCGTGATGCTGGTCTGGGGCAATGGCGGCTTCAAGACCTGGGCGAATTCGATCTTCGTCTGGAATTATCCCGTCCCGGAACTGCACCAGATGATCAACAAGGTGCCGCCGGTCGCGCCCAAGCCGACGCCTGAGGGAGCGGTCTTCGGCTTCACCTACCTGTCGTTCACCGGGACTGGCATGCTGATCGCGGCGATCATCTCCGGCATCCTGATGGGCGTCGGGCCCGGCCGGCTGGTCACGGAGTATGGCCGCACCATCCGGCTCTGCGCGATCTCGCTGATCACGATCTCGGCGATGCTCGCGATCGGTACCTTGACGCGCCTGTCCGGCGTCGACGCGACGCTTGGTTTGGCGTTCGCCGCGACCGGCGTGCTCTATCCCTTCTTCGGCACGCTGCTCGGCTGGCTGGGCGTGGCGCTGACGGGATCGGACACGGCGTCCAACGTGCTGTTCGGAAACCTGCAGAAGATCACCTCAGAGCAGCTCGGCCTGTCGCCGATCCTGATGGGCGCGGCGAACTCGTCCGGCGGCGTGATGGGCAAGATGATCGACGCGCAGTCGATCGTGGTCGCCTCCACGGCCACCAACTGGTACGGCCATGAGGGCACGATCCTGCGCTTCGTGTTCTGGCACTCGATCGTGCTGGCCTGTCTCGTCGGTGTGCTCGTGACGTTGCAGGCCTATGTCTATCCGTTCACGGCAATGGTCCTGAAGTAG
- a CDS encoding META domain-containing protein yields MVSLKRLVCAAVAMLAMSIVARAEDGFPFGTEMTLEALPQAGSKRIPNIEIGDHGEVVLELWCKGGKGQFSVAGNTVIFVPGQIQDRNCPPARAQADDELVTALSSVETWKRQGDVLTLIGPKPLRFRTTGN; encoded by the coding sequence ATGGTTTCGCTCAAGCGATTGGTGTGTGCTGCGGTTGCAATGCTCGCGATGTCCATCGTCGCGCGTGCCGAGGACGGCTTTCCGTTCGGCACCGAGATGACGCTGGAAGCGCTGCCGCAGGCAGGCTCGAAGCGGATACCGAACATCGAGATCGGCGACCATGGCGAGGTCGTGCTGGAGCTCTGGTGCAAGGGCGGCAAGGGCCAGTTCTCGGTCGCCGGCAACACCGTGATCTTCGTGCCCGGCCAGATCCAGGATCGCAACTGCCCGCCCGCGAGGGCCCAGGCCGACGACGAACTCGTCACGGCGCTCAGCAGTGTCGAGACCTGGAAGCGCCAGGGCGACGTGCTGACGCTGATCGGCCCGAAGCCGCTGCGTTTCAGGACGACGGGGAATTAG
- the groL gene encoding chaperonin GroEL (60 kDa chaperone family; promotes refolding of misfolded polypeptides especially under stressful conditions; forms two stacked rings of heptamers to form a barrel-shaped 14mer; ends can be capped by GroES; misfolded proteins enter the barrel where they are refolded when GroES binds), protein MAAKDVKFSGDARDRMLRGVDILANAVKVTLGPKGRNVVIEKSFGAPRITKDGVTVAKEIELEDKFENMGAQMLREVASKTNDLAGDGTTTATVLAQAIVREGAKAVAAGMNPMDLKRGIDTAVAAVIKDIEKRAKPVAASSEVAQVGTISANGDAAIGKMIAQAMQKVGNEGVITVEENKSLDTEVDIVEGMKFDRGYLSPYFVTNPEKMTAELEDAFILLHEKKLSGLQAMLPVLEAVVQSGKPLVIIAEDVEGEALATLVVNRLRGGLKVAAVKAPGFGDRRKAMLEDLAILTGGQLISEDLGMKLENVTVKMLGRAGKVVIDKENTTIVKGAGKKPEIEARVGQIKAQIEETTSDYDREKLQERLAKLAGGVAVIRVGGATEIEVKEKKDRVEDALNATRAAVQEGIVPGGGVTLLRAKKAVGRLTNANADVQAGINIVLKALEAPIRQIAENAGVEGSIVVGKILENKSETFGFDAQTEDYVDMIEKGIIDPAKVVRTALQDASSVAGLLVTTEAMVAETPKKEAPPAMPAGGGMGGF, encoded by the coding sequence ATGGCTGCCAAAGACGTCAAGTTTTCCGGAGACGCGCGCGATCGCATGCTGCGCGGCGTCGATATTCTCGCCAACGCCGTCAAGGTGACGCTCGGCCCCAAGGGCCGCAACGTCGTCATCGAGAAGTCGTTCGGCGCGCCCCGCATCACCAAGGACGGCGTCACCGTCGCCAAGGAGATCGAGCTCGAGGACAAGTTCGAGAACATGGGCGCCCAGATGCTGCGCGAGGTCGCCTCCAAGACCAACGACCTCGCCGGTGACGGCACCACCACCGCGACCGTGCTGGCCCAGGCCATCGTGCGCGAAGGCGCCAAGGCGGTTGCCGCCGGCATGAACCCGATGGACCTCAAGCGCGGCATCGACACCGCGGTTGCGGCCGTCATCAAGGACATCGAGAAGCGCGCCAAGCCCGTCGCCGCCTCCTCCGAGGTCGCCCAGGTCGGCACCATCTCCGCCAACGGCGATGCCGCCATCGGCAAGATGATCGCCCAGGCGATGCAGAAGGTCGGCAACGAGGGCGTCATCACCGTCGAGGAGAACAAGTCGCTCGACACCGAGGTGGACATCGTCGAGGGCATGAAGTTCGACCGCGGCTATCTCAGCCCCTATTTCGTCACCAACCCCGAGAAGATGACCGCCGAGCTCGAGGATGCCTTCATCCTGCTGCACGAGAAGAAGCTCTCGGGCCTGCAGGCCATGCTGCCGGTGCTGGAAGCCGTGGTGCAGTCGGGCAAGCCGCTCGTCATCATCGCCGAGGACGTCGAGGGCGAGGCGCTGGCCACCCTGGTCGTCAACCGCCTCCGTGGCGGCCTCAAGGTGGCCGCGGTGAAGGCGCCGGGCTTTGGTGACCGCCGCAAGGCCATGCTCGAGGATCTCGCGATCCTCACCGGCGGCCAGCTGATCTCCGAGGACCTCGGCATGAAGCTCGAGAACGTCACGGTGAAGATGCTGGGCCGCGCCGGCAAGGTCGTGATCGACAAGGAGAACACCACGATCGTCAAGGGTGCCGGCAAGAAGCCGGAGATCGAGGCCCGCGTCGGCCAGATCAAGGCCCAGATCGAGGAAACCACCTCGGACTACGACCGTGAGAAGCTCCAGGAGCGCCTCGCCAAGCTCGCAGGCGGCGTCGCGGTGATCCGCGTCGGCGGCGCCACCGAGATCGAGGTCAAGGAGAAGAAGGACCGCGTCGAGGACGCGCTCAACGCGACCCGCGCCGCGGTGCAGGAAGGCATCGTCCCCGGCGGCGGCGTCACGCTGCTGCGTGCCAAGAAGGCGGTCGGCCGTCTCACCAACGCCAATGCCGATGTCCAGGCCGGCATCAACATCGTGCTGAAGGCGCTGGAAGCCCCGATCCGCCAGATCGCGGAGAATGCCGGCGTCGAGGGCTCGATCGTGGTCGGCAAGATCCTGGAGAACAAGTCCGAGACCTTCGGCTTCGACGCCCAGACCGAAGACTATGTCGACATGATCGAGAAGGGCATCATCGATCCCGCCAAGGTGGTGCGCACCGCGCTCCAGGACGCCTCCTCCGTGGCCGGCCTGCTGGTCACCACCGAGGCCATGGTCGCCGAAACGCCGAAGAAGGAAGCCCCGCCCGCGATGCCCGCCGGCGGCGGCATGGGCGGCTTCTAA
- a CDS encoding co-chaperone GroES, protein MAKSKFRPLHDRVVVKRIDAEEKTKGGIIIPDSAKEKPSQGEIVAVGPGGRDETGKLTPIDLKVGDRVLFGKWSGTEVKIDNEELLIMKESDIMGVMA, encoded by the coding sequence ATGGCTAAATCCAAATTTCGTCCGCTGCATGACCGTGTCGTGGTCAAACGTATCGACGCCGAGGAAAAGACCAAGGGCGGCATCATCATTCCGGACAGCGCCAAGGAAAAGCCGTCCCAGGGCGAAATCGTCGCTGTCGGCCCCGGCGGCCGCGACGAGACCGGCAAGCTGACCCCGATCGACCTCAAGGTCGGCGACCGCGTGCTGTTCGGCAAATGGTCGGGCACCGAGGTCAAGATCGACAACGAAGAGCTCCTGATCATGAAGGAGTCGGACATCATGGGCGTAATGGCCTAA
- a CDS encoding LysR family transcriptional regulator, which translates to MIDWDDIRYFLAVSRGGSVRTAAKSLGVNHATVLRRVAQLEERLGALMFEKLPAGYRLTAAGEEVLDLANQMEASSHQLETRVFGRDQSVRGLLRVTTAPTLATHLLMPDFADFARLHPDIEMEILSSGELANLTNREADVAIRVVYDRKTLPLNLHGLKGPDLFGGVYISRDRLAAWQAGAPNPIRWIVISSHGIPDWARESEVRTTGVPFKTTDGEAQIVAVRQGLGMTILPCFVGDADPVLVRVPGTGLHMHGTLWLLTQGETRKTKRVRLFTEFVFRRLAAYAPLLAGQSISRD; encoded by the coding sequence ATGATCGACTGGGATGACATTCGCTACTTTCTTGCCGTCTCGCGCGGAGGCTCGGTGCGGACTGCCGCCAAGAGCCTTGGCGTAAACCACGCGACCGTACTGAGACGCGTCGCCCAGCTTGAGGAACGCCTCGGGGCGTTGATGTTCGAAAAGCTGCCCGCGGGCTACCGCCTGACGGCTGCGGGCGAGGAAGTCCTCGACCTCGCGAACCAGATGGAAGCGTCGTCCCACCAGCTGGAGACGCGGGTATTCGGGCGCGACCAGAGCGTCCGCGGACTTCTGCGGGTGACGACGGCGCCGACCCTCGCGACCCACCTGCTTATGCCGGACTTCGCCGATTTCGCACGTCTGCATCCGGACATCGAGATGGAAATCTTGTCGTCCGGCGAGCTGGCAAATCTTACTAACCGAGAGGCCGACGTCGCGATCCGCGTCGTCTACGACCGCAAAACCCTGCCGCTCAATCTTCACGGCTTGAAGGGACCGGATCTGTTCGGCGGCGTCTACATTTCCCGCGACCGACTAGCCGCCTGGCAGGCGGGTGCGCCGAATCCCATCCGGTGGATCGTCATAAGCAGCCATGGCATCCCCGACTGGGCCCGCGAGAGTGAAGTTCGCACCACAGGTGTTCCGTTCAAGACCACGGACGGCGAGGCGCAGATCGTTGCAGTACGACAAGGGCTCGGGATGACGATACTGCCGTGCTTTGTTGGAGATGCCGACCCTGTGCTGGTGAGGGTGCCGGGCACCGGCCTGCACATGCATGGAACGCTCTGGCTTCTCACGCAGGGGGAGACACGCAAGACGAAGCGCGTGCGGCTCTTTACTGAATTCGTATTCCGCAGGCTCGCTGCGTACGCTCCGCTCCTCGCGGGGCAGTCCATATCGCGCGACTGA
- a CDS encoding SDR family NAD(P)-dependent oxidoreductase has translation MGKLEGKVAVITGGSSGMALESAKRFVEEGAYVFITGRKQEALDEAVRLIGRNVTGVRGDAANLGDLDRLFDTVKREKGRIDILYASAGTGEAVPLGEITEQHFDATFGLNTRGTLFTVQKALPLFNDGGSIFMTGSVASLKGFPGYSVYAASKATLHAFARGWLNELKGRNIRVNVLHPGPIATPMQDQVLSAEAKKMFESLIPRGTMGRPEEIAAVAVFLASDDSSFVNGLELSVDGGFSAV, from the coding sequence ATGGGTAAGCTTGAAGGTAAGGTTGCAGTCATCACGGGCGGATCGAGCGGCATGGCGCTGGAGAGCGCCAAGCGGTTCGTGGAAGAAGGCGCGTACGTCTTCATAACGGGCCGGAAGCAGGAGGCGCTCGACGAGGCGGTCAGGCTGATCGGCCGCAACGTGACCGGCGTGCGCGGCGACGCGGCCAATCTCGGCGACCTCGACCGTCTGTTCGACACGGTCAAACGGGAAAAGGGCAGGATCGACATCCTGTACGCGAGCGCTGGCACAGGCGAAGCCGTCCCACTGGGCGAGATTACGGAGCAGCATTTCGATGCGACCTTCGGCCTGAATACGCGCGGCACGCTGTTTACGGTCCAGAAGGCGTTGCCGCTGTTCAACGACGGCGGATCGATCTTCATGACCGGGTCGGTCGCCTCGCTCAAAGGCTTTCCCGGCTACAGCGTCTATGCAGCGAGCAAGGCGACGCTGCATGCGTTCGCCCGCGGATGGCTCAACGAGCTCAAAGGCCGGAACATTCGGGTGAACGTGCTGCACCCGGGGCCGATCGCCACGCCGATGCAGGACCAGGTGCTCAGCGCGGAGGCGAAGAAGATGTTCGAATCCCTGATCCCGCGGGGAACGATGGGGCGTCCCGAAGAGATCGCCGCGGTCGCGGTCTTCCTGGCATCCGACGATTCCAGCTTCGTGAACGGGTTGGAGCTGTCCGTCGACGGCGGCTTCTCGGCCGTCTGA
- a CDS encoding nuclear transport factor 2 family protein — MSTEENVQLVKNFFAAMGSSNARDLLALAAEDIEWIIPGEGWPLAGTHRGHAELAAVLKKASEAVETRYPKPPEFVAQGDRVMVVGVATGTIKATNTPFKDEWVFDITVRDGKVAHIQEYIDTQALARASQIVART; from the coding sequence ATGAGCACCGAAGAGAATGTCCAGCTCGTGAAGAATTTCTTTGCAGCCATGGGCAGCAGCAACGCGCGCGATCTGTTGGCGTTGGCTGCCGAAGATATCGAGTGGATCATTCCGGGCGAAGGCTGGCCGCTGGCAGGCACGCACCGCGGGCACGCCGAGCTGGCGGCTGTGCTCAAGAAGGCGTCCGAAGCGGTGGAAACGCGATACCCGAAGCCCCCCGAATTCGTGGCGCAAGGAGACCGGGTTATGGTCGTGGGCGTCGCTACGGGAACAATCAAAGCCACGAACACGCCGTTCAAGGACGAGTGGGTCTTCGACATTACCGTTCGAGACGGCAAGGTCGCCCACATCCAGGAGTACATCGACACGCAAGCACTGGCGCGGGCCTCGCAGATCGTCGCAAGGACCTAG
- a CDS encoding class I SAM-dependent methyltransferase, with translation MYDQSRLSELIRFARVKAGTTVIDVYPGDGDWTRLFSDIVGPEGRVYSFVPAEVAHFKNDPVGRMRTLAKEPGRENVEAVSADLVAMPEATQSADVLWLHLFYHDLHTTLIQARGATAAQFNRAVYERLKPGGSYVIVDHAAAAGAGTSDAQSLHRIEPASLREEVEAAGFVLDAQSTVLANKDDPHSIKVFDPSIKGETDRFAYRFVKP, from the coding sequence ATGTACGACCAATCCAGGCTATCCGAGTTGATCCGGTTCGCACGCGTAAAGGCGGGCACCACCGTCATCGACGTTTACCCAGGCGACGGCGACTGGACCCGTCTCTTCTCCGACATCGTTGGACCCGAAGGACGAGTCTACAGCTTCGTGCCGGCCGAAGTCGCCCACTTCAAGAACGATCCTGTCGGCCGCATGCGAACGCTTGCGAAAGAGCCGGGCCGTGAGAACGTCGAAGCCGTCTCGGCGGACCTCGTGGCTATGCCGGAGGCCACGCAATCAGCGGACGTCCTGTGGCTGCACCTGTTCTATCACGATCTCCACACCACGCTGATCCAGGCCAGGGGCGCAACGGCAGCCCAATTCAATCGAGCCGTCTACGAGCGGCTGAAGCCCGGTGGGTCCTACGTGATCGTAGACCACGCCGCCGCCGCCGGGGCCGGTACAAGCGACGCCCAGTCGCTGCATCGGATTGAGCCTGCATCCCTTCGCGAGGAGGTGGAGGCGGCCGGCTTCGTACTGGACGCGCAAAGCACCGTGCTCGCGAACAAGGACGATCCGCACTCGATCAAGGTTTTCGATCCCTCGATCAAGGGCGAGACCGATCGTTTCGCCTATCGGTTCGTGAAACCCTGA
- a CDS encoding protein phosphatase CheZ has product MAVHRKRFRVEDIAGGGEMPNFDVTEEAIPMHSEIMAELRAIRAQMAKGSMPAPLSGSAAMAAIDASTAHELAEARTMLDTYRAQIEQCEKLKVELDLIHDAIDRTKREIATLHGKSFDGGEMAKVNGELGAVVGGTEQATQQILEAAESIDQAASAMSKVDSVDQQKRLSDDIQERVISIFEACNFQDLTGQRISKVMTTMKFIEQHINSMMDIWGGVDAIKAHVVPQVDNRSEDDKLLNGPKLAGDVGHASQDDIDALFD; this is encoded by the coding sequence ATGGCTGTTCACCGCAAACGTTTTCGCGTCGAGGATATCGCTGGTGGCGGCGAGATGCCGAATTTTGACGTTACTGAAGAGGCAATCCCGATGCATAGCGAGATCATGGCGGAGCTGCGCGCGATCCGTGCACAGATGGCGAAGGGCAGCATGCCAGCGCCCTTGTCCGGCAGCGCGGCCATGGCGGCGATCGACGCCTCCACCGCCCACGAGCTCGCGGAGGCTCGTACCATGCTCGATACCTATCGGGCCCAGATCGAGCAGTGCGAAAAGCTGAAGGTCGAGCTCGACCTGATCCATGACGCCATCGATCGCACCAAGCGCGAGATCGCGACGCTGCACGGCAAGAGCTTTGACGGCGGCGAAATGGCCAAGGTCAATGGCGAGCTCGGCGCGGTGGTCGGCGGCACCGAGCAGGCGACCCAACAGATCCTCGAAGCCGCGGAATCGATCGACCAGGCCGCCAGCGCAATGTCCAAGGTGGACTCGGTCGACCAGCAGAAGCGGCTCTCCGACGACATCCAGGAACGCGTCATCTCGATCTTCGAGGCCTGCAACTTCCAGGACCTGACCGGCCAGCGCATCAGCAAGGTCATGACCACGATGAAGTTCATCGAGCAGCACATCAACTCGATGATGGACATCTGGGGCGGCGTCGATGCGATCAAGGCCCACGTCGTTCCGCAGGTCGACAATCGCAGCGAGGACGACAAGCTTCTCAACGGCCCCAAGCTCGCCGGCGACGTCGGCCACGCCTCGCAGGACGACATCGACGCGCTGTTCGACTGA
- a CDS encoding L,D-transpeptidase — translation MFKKMSVALLGSACTFIAGANSASAFDNSVPNDPPAVLYQPQVPPAPMRVASNANMGGGFIEFLFGDGPGRGPAYAPQQPVYQQQPGYYDQRRLPPMGEPQQGGYQQGAVQQEAADPRQRQFDPRFEKQSVDYSGKESAGTIVVDTPNKFLYLVEGNGRAMRYGIGVGRPGFTWSGVKAITAKREWPDWTPPAEMIARRPDLPRHMEGGPENPLGARAMYLGSTLYRIHGSNEPWTIGTNVSSGCIRMRNEDVIDLYGRVNVGTKVVVM, via the coding sequence ATGTTCAAGAAAATGTCTGTTGCGCTGCTCGGCAGCGCTTGCACCTTCATTGCCGGCGCAAACAGTGCCAGCGCCTTCGACAATTCGGTGCCGAACGATCCGCCCGCGGTGCTTTACCAGCCGCAGGTGCCGCCGGCGCCGATGCGCGTCGCCTCCAATGCGAACATGGGCGGCGGTTTCATCGAGTTCCTGTTCGGCGACGGTCCCGGCCGCGGTCCGGCCTACGCGCCGCAGCAGCCGGTCTATCAACAGCAGCCCGGCTATTACGACCAGCGCCGCCTGCCGCCGATGGGCGAGCCGCAACAGGGTGGATATCAGCAAGGCGCGGTTCAGCAGGAGGCGGCCGACCCGCGTCAGCGTCAGTTCGACCCGAGGTTCGAGAAACAATCCGTTGACTATAGCGGCAAGGAAAGTGCCGGCACCATCGTGGTCGATACCCCGAACAAGTTCCTCTATCTCGTCGAGGGCAATGGTCGGGCGATGCGCTACGGCATCGGCGTCGGGCGCCCCGGCTTCACCTGGTCCGGCGTGAAGGCGATCACGGCCAAGCGCGAATGGCCGGACTGGACGCCGCCGGCCGAAATGATCGCGCGCCGCCCCGATTTGCCCCGGCATATGGAAGGTGGTCCGGAGAACCCGCTCGGCGCCCGCGCGATGTATCTGGGCTCGACCCTGTACCGCATCCACGGCTCCAACGAACCCTGGACCATCGGCACCAACGTCTCCTCCGGCTGCATCCGCATGCGCAACGAGGACGTCATCGACCTCTACGGCCGTGTCAATGTCGGCACCAAGGTCGTGGTGATGTGA
- a CDS encoding DUF2076 domain-containing protein — MTPQERQLVDELFDRLSKLENAPRDPDAIAAISDGLRKAPGAVYALVQTTLLQDEALKRAHNRIQELEAAHAPEQAQSGGFLDTMRDTLFGGSPSRGSVPNVPPRDARPVWNSGGAMQQTQPGYGQPPYGQAYGQGPGQGPGPGQGYGAPPMGGGGGSFLGTAAAAAAGVVGGSLLLSSIRGMMGGSHQQAFGDSNALGDRSGGGSPWGGSDQSGGSLARDAGLDDIGSNRESRQSFSDQASNDRNDDDQNYGDHNDDGNMDVADDSDFGGDDDGGSDYA; from the coding sequence ATGACGCCGCAGGAACGCCAGCTCGTCGACGAGCTTTTCGACCGGCTTTCGAAACTGGAAAATGCACCGCGCGATCCCGATGCGATCGCAGCGATCTCCGACGGGCTGCGCAAGGCGCCCGGCGCGGTCTATGCGCTGGTGCAGACCACGCTGCTGCAGGACGAGGCGCTGAAGCGCGCCCACAATCGCATCCAGGAGCTGGAAGCGGCCCATGCGCCCGAGCAGGCGCAGTCCGGCGGCTTCCTCGACACCATGCGCGACACGCTGTTCGGCGGAAGCCCCTCGCGCGGCTCGGTTCCGAACGTGCCGCCGCGGGACGCGCGGCCGGTCTGGAACAGCGGCGGAGCGATGCAGCAGACCCAGCCGGGCTACGGCCAGCCGCCTTACGGACAGGCTTACGGCCAAGGTCCCGGTCAGGGCCCGGGCCCCGGTCAGGGTTATGGCGCACCGCCGATGGGCGGTGGCGGCGGCTCGTTCCTCGGCACGGCGGCGGCCGCTGCCGCCGGCGTCGTCGGCGGCTCGCTGCTGCTCTCCAGCATCCGCGGCATGATGGGCGGATCGCATCAGCAGGCTTTTGGGGACAGCAATGCCCTCGGCGACCGCAGCGGTGGTGGAAGTCCTTGGGGCGGCAGCGACCAGTCCGGCGGCTCGCTCGCGCGCGATGCCGGTCTCGACGACATCGGCTCGAACCGCGAGTCCCGCCAGAGCTTCTCCGACCAGGCGTCGAACGATCGTAACGACGACGATCAGAACTATGGCGACCACAACGACGACGGCAATATGGACGTGGCCGACGACAGCGATTTCGGCGGCGACGACGATGGCGGCAGCGATTACGCGTAA
- a CDS encoding ChbG/HpnK family deacetylase — MSAAAGLRRIWLCADDYGISPGVNRAIRDLIERGRLNATSVMMVGPAIARSEIEALQASATASPRCAIGLHVTLSAPFRPLTMHFRPLDGDMFMPFPKLLRAGVLRRLDREFFRNEVKAQLAAFAEAFGRVPDFVDGHQHVQLYPQVRDGFVEAVVEAAPNAWVRQGGRDLPLRQRLASPKAIVLDIFSAQFRRRAGSAGLSFNPGFAGAYDFTRAADFGELMRQFLEGLPDGGLVMCHPGFVDDVLAGLDPMTDVREREHAYLSGDAFARLLADSGATLG; from the coding sequence ATGAGCGCGGCCGCGGGCCTGCGGCGGATCTGGCTCTGTGCCGACGATTACGGCATCAGCCCGGGCGTCAACCGCGCCATCCGCGACCTGATCGAACGCGGCCGCCTCAACGCCACCTCGGTGATGATGGTGGGCCCGGCGATCGCGCGCAGCGAGATCGAAGCGCTCCAGGCCTCCGCGACGGCGAGCCCGCGCTGCGCGATCGGATTGCACGTGACGCTGTCGGCGCCGTTCCGCCCCCTCACCATGCATTTTCGTCCGCTCGACGGCGACATGTTCATGCCGTTTCCGAAGCTGCTGCGCGCAGGCGTCTTGCGGCGGCTCGATCGCGAATTCTTCCGCAACGAGGTGAAGGCGCAGCTCGCCGCCTTCGCCGAAGCGTTCGGCCGGGTGCCCGACTTCGTCGACGGCCATCAGCATGTGCAGCTCTACCCGCAGGTGCGCGACGGCTTCGTCGAAGCGGTCGTTGAGGCCGCGCCGAACGCCTGGGTGCGCCAGGGCGGCCGCGACCTGCCGCTCAGGCAGCGCCTCGCTTCACCCAAGGCGATCGTGCTCGATATTTTCAGCGCGCAATTCCGCCGCCGGGCCGGCAGCGCCGGCCTCAGCTTCAATCCCGGCTTCGCCGGCGCCTATGACTTCACGCGGGCGGCCGATTTTGGCGAACTGATGCGGCAATTCCTGGAAGGCTTGCCGGATGGCGGCCTCGTGATGTGCCATCCCGGCTTCGTCGACGACGTCCTCGCCGGCCTCGACCCGATGACGGATGTCCGCGAACGCGAGCACGCCTATCTCTCGGGTGACGCCTTCGCGCGTCTGCTGGCGGACAGCGGCGCCACGCTGGGATGA